A region from the Lentisphaera profundi genome encodes:
- a CDS encoding glycoside hydrolase family 43 protein, with amino-acid sequence MKLNNTSLSHIRGFNYQPSFAGHGIPRWLDRFNAATIEEELRRGIDYFPWYNTTRIWLSIDAWWDNRELFLRNLQKEIEINRKLGLKVIPVLFNGCPGIPVFGFFTSTDADRILKCKHPDEGGHNLRVLYLDYVKDIAELYAKDDIIAAWDLCNEPGLEYKEEGNFVREAIFLLLEKSAEELRTHGVQAPIGVGNFGPVRDDERVLDFVDCIMTHRYYVPHCMTLEKFRENVKQTVDFCNEHNLPWCVTECSWGAWDDEERAKNIPGLSVFLEVGAGIVPYILSESPCMDAHGKEAGVHYGWGAPEDLCFIRRDGQLRKGHEVINDVVAQYPIENNPFETSADANAPYDSFRPGKVWNDVDGKPIQAHGGGVIKIEDTYYWYGENKDAETTVNSLGTARTPLTGVSCYSSKDLYNWKYEGLALEGVNEEGHELHPRNVLERPKVLYNDATSKYVMWFHLDAEDYSWAKGGVAISDSPTGPFEYLGSMQPNDSMLRDMTLFKDDDGKGYLIYTSENNSTMHISLLDESFTKPVGEPNRILINMVREAPAIFKKNGYYYLFTSACTGWNDNRAWLTTAEDLMGDWFTLRGGECLKGNPEHQATTFESQSTFALVVQNEEKEDQFIFMSDRWNQDDLGDSRYLWLPVEFDEKNNRFAHVVYHDEWKLNK; translated from the coding sequence ATGAAACTTAACAATACTTCCCTCAGTCACATACGTGGTTTTAACTACCAACCTTCCTTTGCAGGTCACGGTATTCCCCGTTGGTTGGATCGTTTTAATGCTGCAACAATTGAAGAGGAACTGCGCCGAGGGATTGATTACTTTCCTTGGTACAACACAACGCGAATTTGGTTGTCGATAGATGCCTGGTGGGACAATCGTGAACTCTTTTTGCGTAACCTGCAAAAAGAAATCGAGATCAATCGCAAACTTGGCCTAAAAGTTATTCCTGTCTTATTCAATGGTTGCCCAGGTATTCCCGTTTTTGGATTTTTTACTTCAACCGATGCGGATCGCATCTTAAAGTGCAAACATCCCGATGAAGGTGGTCACAACTTGCGTGTGCTATATTTGGATTACGTCAAGGATATTGCTGAATTGTATGCAAAGGATGATATCATTGCTGCATGGGATTTGTGTAATGAACCAGGGCTGGAATACAAAGAAGAAGGCAACTTTGTTCGTGAAGCGATCTTCCTGCTACTTGAAAAATCAGCCGAAGAACTGCGTACACATGGTGTTCAGGCGCCTATTGGAGTCGGAAACTTCGGGCCCGTTCGTGATGATGAGCGTGTGCTTGACTTTGTGGATTGTATTATGACGCATCGTTATTACGTGCCTCATTGTATGACCCTTGAGAAATTCCGTGAGAATGTAAAACAAACCGTTGATTTTTGCAATGAGCACAATCTACCTTGGTGTGTAACTGAATGTTCTTGGGGTGCTTGGGATGATGAAGAACGTGCGAAGAACATCCCTGGCTTAAGTGTTTTCCTTGAAGTTGGTGCTGGTATCGTTCCTTATATTCTTTCTGAAAGTCCCTGTATGGATGCCCATGGCAAAGAAGCCGGTGTACATTATGGTTGGGGTGCTCCAGAAGATCTTTGCTTTATCCGCAGAGATGGTCAGCTTCGCAAAGGTCATGAAGTGATCAACGATGTAGTGGCTCAGTACCCAATCGAAAATAATCCTTTTGAAACATCAGCGGATGCAAATGCACCCTACGATAGCTTTCGACCTGGTAAAGTGTGGAATGATGTAGATGGCAAACCCATCCAAGCCCACGGTGGTGGTGTCATTAAAATCGAGGATACCTATTACTGGTATGGTGAGAATAAAGACGCTGAAACAACGGTCAATTCCTTGGGAACAGCACGAACTCCGCTAACTGGTGTATCCTGTTATTCGTCCAAAGACCTCTACAACTGGAAGTATGAGGGCTTGGCTCTAGAGGGTGTAAACGAAGAGGGCCATGAATTGCATCCACGCAATGTTTTAGAGCGCCCAAAAGTTCTTTATAATGATGCGACGAGTAAATACGTCATGTGGTTCCACTTGGATGCCGAAGATTACTCTTGGGCAAAGGGTGGGGTGGCCATTTCTGATTCACCAACGGGTCCTTTTGAATACCTAGGCAGTATGCAACCTAACGATAGCATGCTCCGCGATATGACCTTGTTTAAAGATGATGATGGTAAAGGCTATCTGATTTACACATCAGAAAATAATTCAACGATGCATATTTCTTTGCTGGATGAAAGCTTTACCAAACCCGTGGGTGAACCAAATCGAATCTTAATCAACATGGTTCGCGAAGCTCCCGCAATCTTTAAGAAAAATGGCTATTATTATCTCTTCACATCCGCTTGTACGGGTTGGAACGATAACCGTGCATGGTTGACCACTGCAGAAGACCTCATGGGCGATTGGTTTACCCTACGTGGTGGTGAATGCCTAAAGGGAAATCCCGAACACCAGGCTACGACTTTTGAATCACAAAGTACCTTTGCATTAGTGGTTCAAAATGAGGAAAAAGAAGATCAGTTCATTTTTATGAGCGATCGTTGGAACCAAGATGATTTAGGCGATTCTCGTTACCTTTGGTTGCCCGTCGAGTTCGATGAGAAAAATAATCGTTTTGCTCATGTGGTTTATCACGATGAGTGGAAATTAAATAAGTAG